A window of the Garra rufa chromosome 10, GarRuf1.0, whole genome shotgun sequence genome harbors these coding sequences:
- the bpnt2 gene encoding inositol monophosphatase 3 codes for MAPMGIRLSPLGIAVFCLLGVGVIYHLYAGVLSSRIASFRQKRTVDLRDLLALSMEAAVQGGREVKRIREDNTLEEKTKGKTKEGASEKLTLGDLNSHRKMFYLIKNTYPYIQVNSEEHANAEGEATVWTRIIPEEILAKISGGKEVPAERITVWIDPLDATQEYTENLQKYVTTMVCVAVDGDPVIGVIHKPFIGYTAWGFVGEGSNVAPRASYNTKFPKVIVSRSHSGKVKSFVQVAFGNNTEIIPAGGAGYKVLALLDPTDEEQETADIYIHVTYIKKWDICAGDAILRSLGGEMTTLRGEQIDYSGTEGNKGGLLASIKTDHKALVKRLPPWDENKQE; via the exons ATGGCTCCGATGGGCATCCGGTTGTCCCCACTCGGCATAGCCGTGTTTTGCTTACTGGGAGTCGGTGTGATCTATCACCTATACGCGGGAGTATTATCCAGTAGGATAGCCTCGTTCAGACAGAAGAGGACTGTGGATCTGAGAGACCTGCTTGCGCTGTCTATGGAGGCTGCGGTGCAGGGCGGACGGGAGGTAAAGAGGATCAGGGAGGACAACACACTAGAGGAGAAGACAAAAGGCAAAACAAAAGAAGGGGCCAGTGAAAAGCTCACGCTGGGTGATCTGAACTCCCACCGCAAGATGTTCTACCTGATCAAGAACACCTACCCTTATATACAG GTGAACTCAGAAGAACATGCTAATGCCGAGGGTGAGGCCACTGTGTGGACACGCATCATCCCTGAAGAAATTCTGGCAAAGATTTCAGGGGGGAAGGAGGTTCCTGCAGAAAGGATCACAGTGTGGATTGATCCTCTCGACGCCACTCAGGAATACACAG AAAATCTCCAGAAGTATGTCACCACTATGGTGTGTGTGGCTGTGGACGGTGATCCTGTTATAGGTGTGATTCACAAACCCTTCATTGGGTACACAG CCTGGGGTTTTGTTGGAGAGGGATCCAATGTGGCACCTCGTGCTTCCTACAACACAAAGTTTCCAAAGGTGATCGTTTCACGCTCACACTCAGGCAAGGTGAAGAGTTTCGTTCAGGTGGCTTTTGGCAACAATACAGAAATTATTCCAGCAGGGGGTGCAG GATATAAGGTACTAGCTCTTCTAGACCCTACTGATGAGGAACAAGAGACGGCTGATATTTACATCCATGTGACGTACATCAAAAAATGGGATATCTGTGCGGGTGATGCCATCTTGAGGTCTCTTGGTGGTGAAATGACAACTCTCAGAGGAGAGCAGATTGATTACTCTGGGACAGAGGGAAACAAGGGTGGCCTGCTGGCAAGCATTAAAACTGACCACAAGGCATTGGTGAAAAGACTTCCACCATGGGATGAGAACAAACAAGAATAA